In Paenibacillus hexagrammi, the following are encoded in one genomic region:
- a CDS encoding glycosyl hydrolase family 18 protein, with amino-acid sequence MNRSRKRMFALVLTFLLVFAMVPITSLAATAWAPNTSYHVGDIVSYGGSDYSCIQSHTSLTGWEPPNVPALWQKLSGGGGGGTPDTQAPSVPSNVHVTSVTTTSISLSWNASTDNVGVTGYDVYRGTALAGSASGTSFTVTGLTAGTSYSFTVKAKDAAGNVSAASAAVTGTTSAAAGDTQPPSSPANVNSSSVTSSSVTLSWSASTDNVGVTGYDLYRGTALAGTTSGTSFTVTGLTANTTYTFTVKAKDAAGNVSAASSAVTITTLTGSGGGGGGGGTLTGNKVVTYYPEWAVYGRGFKVPDIDATKVNVINYAFADICWNGVHGNPDPTGPNPQTWACADETGNISVPNGTIVQGDTWADTGMSYTGDTWDTPIKGSFNQLVKLKQANPNLKTIISVGGWTWSNRFSDVASDPATRTTFAKSAVAFIKKYQFDGVDLDWEYPVSGGLAGNSYRTADKQNYVLLLQAIRAELDTAGAADGKHYYLTIAAGAGPSYVSNTQLGNMAASLDWINLMSYDYHGSWDAKSGQNAPLYYDPADPNPDPTNFNVDKSVTSFLNAGVPASKLILGLPYYGRGWSGCANANGGQYQTCTGVSQTGTWEKGSYDFNDLQANYINKNGYTRYWNSVTKTPYLYNPSGGTYISYDDEQSIQAKIDYIKSKGLGGAMSWEVSGDRNKTLQTIVKQGLLP; translated from the coding sequence ATGAACCGATCCCGTAAGCGAATGTTCGCTCTAGTGCTCACCTTCCTGCTGGTTTTTGCCATGGTGCCGATCACTTCTTTGGCCGCAACAGCCTGGGCGCCGAATACGAGCTACCATGTGGGGGATATTGTCTCCTACGGAGGCTCCGATTACAGCTGTATTCAGTCGCATACGTCATTAACGGGTTGGGAACCGCCTAACGTCCCGGCGTTGTGGCAGAAGCTCAGCGGCGGAGGCGGAGGCGGCACGCCCGATACTCAGGCTCCTTCCGTTCCCTCCAATGTACACGTGACCTCCGTTACAACGACTTCCATTTCTCTATCCTGGAATGCTTCTACGGACAATGTAGGTGTTACGGGCTATGACGTATACAGGGGAACAGCCCTCGCCGGTTCTGCTTCCGGCACTTCGTTTACCGTCACAGGATTAACGGCAGGCACTTCCTACTCCTTCACTGTGAAAGCCAAGGATGCCGCAGGCAATGTCTCGGCAGCCAGTGCTGCTGTCACAGGCACTACGTCTGCAGCCGCAGGCGATACGCAGCCACCATCCTCGCCCGCTAACGTAAACTCCTCCTCGGTGACGAGCAGCTCAGTTACCTTGTCCTGGAGTGCATCCACCGACAATGTAGGTGTAACGGGATATGACCTATATAGAGGTACTGCTCTCGCAGGTACTACTTCGGGAACTTCGTTTACCGTCACAGGACTGACGGCGAATACAACCTATACCTTTACAGTCAAAGCCAAAGATGCTGCAGGCAACGTATCTGCTGCCAGCAGCGCAGTGACAATCACGACGCTCACCGGCTCCGGCGGTGGTGGCGGGGGCGGCGGCACGTTGACCGGCAACAAGGTCGTCACCTACTATCCCGAGTGGGCCGTCTATGGCCGCGGGTTCAAAGTTCCTGACATCGACGCGACCAAGGTCAACGTCATTAATTACGCCTTTGCCGATATATGCTGGAACGGTGTGCACGGCAACCCCGACCCTACCGGACCGAACCCGCAGACGTGGGCCTGCGCGGACGAAACCGGCAATATCAGCGTGCCGAACGGCACGATCGTGCAAGGCGATACATGGGCCGATACCGGCATGTCCTATACAGGCGATACGTGGGATACGCCCATCAAGGGCAGCTTTAATCAGCTGGTCAAATTAAAGCAAGCCAACCCGAACCTCAAAACGATCATCTCCGTAGGCGGCTGGACATGGTCGAACCGCTTCTCCGATGTAGCCAGTGACCCGGCCACGCGAACGACATTCGCGAAATCGGCCGTTGCTTTCATTAAAAAGTATCAGTTCGACGGCGTCGACCTGGACTGGGAATATCCGGTGAGCGGCGGCCTCGCGGGCAACAGCTACCGCACAGCCGACAAGCAGAACTACGTACTGCTGCTGCAAGCAATCCGCGCCGAATTAGATACCGCAGGAGCGGCGGACGGCAAGCATTACTACCTGACCATTGCGGCAGGCGCTGGACCTAGCTACGTTTCCAATACCCAGTTAGGAAATATGGCTGCTTCTCTAGATTGGATCAACCTGATGAGCTACGACTATCACGGCAGTTGGGATGCGAAGTCCGGACAAAACGCTCCGCTCTACTACGACCCAGCTGACCCGAATCCGGATCCTACGAATTTCAATGTTGATAAATCGGTAACATCCTTCCTTAACGCAGGAGTGCCCGCTTCCAAGCTGATTCTCGGCTTGCCCTATTACGGACGCGGCTGGAGCGGCTGCGCCAACGCAAACGGCGGGCAGTACCAGACATGCACAGGGGTTTCGCAAACAGGCACTTGGGAGAAAGGCTCTTATGACTTCAACGACCTGCAGGCCAATTACATCAACAAAAACGGCTATACCCGTTATTGGAACAGCGTAACCAAGACTCCGTACTTATACAATCCTAGCGGCGGCACTTATATCTCTTACGATGACGAGCAATCCATCCAAGCCAAGATCGACTATATCAAGTCCAAAGGACTAGGCGGCGCGATGTCCTGGGAAGTCAGCGGCGACCGCAACAAAACGCTGCAAACCATTGTGAAGCAGGGGTTGCTGCCTTAG
- a CDS encoding sensor histidine kinase, whose translation MDTQKDFSFSATDTYQTGLHSVDHTTWIPTYNLLEKYFSSSAVASTKDQYVFTATRLINLSRVTNNLLRPMDKDAERPILLVNFQESMITRAFKESLTVKDSYYYVFTQDGEVVSTSDHAASKPITSEWLANVLAKKSGTEYVRVNGQKMVVCFDRIPTTGWLSAVFIPYDNLLATVPNMFSYTLYSTILILVLSVVLASLFSSRITMPLKKLLWGIKQIGEGNFNTRIETQGTSEVNLIIHKFNQMNDKIQTLIVQNYETHMKEMEAELKALNFQFNPHFLYNTLNIINYLAIENKQTVISNMLVELSEMLEYTAKKSGEVAFSEDVKYLQNYDYIMRQRFEDKFQIEYQLDAELNRYTVPKFFLQPFIENALIHGLEDREEGGWIRVSGRLKDGLRVFTIEDNGKGMDEATIARVLTIAEDTASMSKSIGIENVNKRVKLIYGQEYGVKVESKLNVGTKITITLPG comes from the coding sequence TTGGATACCCAAAAAGATTTCTCCTTCTCCGCTACGGACACCTATCAGACAGGGCTTCACTCCGTGGACCACACGACATGGATTCCTACCTATAACCTGCTGGAAAAATACTTCTCCTCCTCGGCCGTTGCCAGCACGAAGGATCAATATGTGTTTACCGCAACGCGGCTGATCAATCTATCGCGAGTCACGAACAATCTGCTCAGACCCATGGATAAGGATGCGGAGCGACCGATTTTACTTGTCAACTTTCAGGAGTCGATGATCACCCGCGCTTTTAAGGAAAGTCTTACGGTAAAAGACTCTTATTACTACGTATTTACCCAGGACGGAGAGGTCGTGTCCACTTCCGATCATGCGGCTTCGAAGCCGATAACCTCTGAGTGGCTCGCCAATGTTTTGGCGAAGAAGAGCGGCACTGAATATGTGCGGGTGAACGGGCAGAAGATGGTGGTATGCTTTGACCGAATTCCTACGACAGGCTGGTTGTCCGCGGTCTTTATTCCTTATGACAATTTGCTGGCGACCGTGCCGAATATGTTCAGCTACACGCTGTATTCCACGATCTTGATTCTGGTGCTTTCGGTGGTGCTGGCTTCTTTATTCTCAAGCCGGATTACGATGCCGCTAAAGAAGCTGCTGTGGGGAATCAAACAGATCGGCGAGGGGAATTTTAACACCAGAATTGAGACTCAGGGCACGAGCGAAGTGAATCTCATTATCCATAAATTTAATCAGATGAACGATAAAATTCAGACCTTGATTGTGCAGAACTATGAGACACACATGAAAGAAATGGAGGCAGAGCTCAAGGCGCTTAATTTTCAATTCAATCCGCATTTCTTGTACAACACGCTCAACATCATCAATTATTTGGCTATCGAGAACAAGCAGACGGTCATTAGCAATATGCTGGTGGAATTGTCGGAGATGCTGGAATACACCGCCAAAAAATCCGGCGAGGTCGCCTTCAGCGAAGACGTCAAGTATTTGCAAAATTACGATTACATCATGCGACAGCGCTTTGAGGACAAGTTCCAAATTGAATATCAGTTGGATGCGGAGCTGAACCGGTATACGGTGCCGAAGTTTTTCCTGCAGCCCTTTATCGAGAATGCGCTGATTCACGGCCTTGAAGATCGGGAAGAGGGAGGGTGGATTCGCGTGTCGGGGAGACTTAAGGATGGACTGCGCGTCTTCACGATTGAGGATAACGGCAAAGGCATGGATGAGGCGACAATCGCCCGTGTTCTGACCATTGCGGAAGATACGGCAAGCATGAGCAAATCGATCGGCATCGAGAATGTGAACAAGCGCGTGAAGCTCATCTATGGGCAAGAGTATGGCGTGAAGGTCGAATCCAAGCTGAATGTAGGTACGAAAATTACCATTACGCTGCCTGGATGA
- a CDS encoding ABC transporter substrate-binding protein: MKKNITTVTGLIAISLLAGCSTGGQTNSAPASGDNNQSGQKEIEITYWRPQASGPEDEFYVRRVDEFNKAHQGQIKLTMEPITRGNSFAYEDKINAAVASHTLPDVVSMDGPNVANYAASNIVIPLDEYFTKEDMNDFVPSIVQQGTYQNKFYAAGLAESSVVLFYNKKIMKQYGIEPPTKMEDAWTWDQWYDVMKKTSKDDVFGTNMINDKGEWMTYAFEQMWISAGTDIVNKEGTEAQGWVNSDKGVEAAKFLQKMANDKLFNIDPKPTEFEEGKAATKLGGPWNIPGFKNYPDLEWGITYFPKSPGGNLTAPSGSWAIGVSADSKHPKEAAEVVKWMTNKDSSAQLAKAISMPASRKSAYDSLPEYNELPMRIIKEQVITVSHARPVTPAYPVLTQKFAEALTDIMMGAEVKKSLDNVASSFDDEFKRNFSK; the protein is encoded by the coding sequence TTGAAAAAGAACATAACAACAGTAACGGGTTTGATTGCGATATCCTTGCTAGCCGGCTGCTCCACAGGCGGACAGACGAATTCAGCGCCTGCTTCCGGTGACAACAACCAGAGTGGACAGAAAGAAATTGAAATCACGTACTGGAGACCGCAAGCGAGCGGACCAGAGGATGAATTTTACGTAAGACGTGTGGATGAGTTCAATAAAGCCCATCAAGGCCAAATCAAACTGACGATGGAGCCGATTACACGCGGTAATTCCTTTGCTTACGAGGACAAAATCAATGCTGCCGTAGCATCCCATACACTTCCTGACGTGGTGTCGATGGACGGACCGAACGTAGCCAACTATGCGGCGTCCAACATTGTGATCCCGCTTGATGAGTACTTCACCAAAGAGGATATGAACGATTTCGTTCCTTCCATCGTTCAGCAGGGAACGTATCAGAATAAGTTCTATGCGGCTGGATTAGCGGAATCTTCCGTTGTCTTATTTTATAACAAAAAGATTATGAAGCAGTACGGCATCGAGCCTCCGACGAAGATGGAAGATGCTTGGACGTGGGATCAGTGGTACGACGTTATGAAGAAGACATCCAAGGATGATGTGTTCGGCACCAACATGATTAATGACAAGGGCGAATGGATGACCTATGCGTTCGAGCAAATGTGGATTTCCGCGGGAACGGACATCGTGAACAAGGAGGGCACGGAGGCGCAGGGCTGGGTGAACAGCGACAAGGGCGTGGAAGCCGCGAAATTCCTTCAGAAGATGGCGAATGATAAATTGTTCAACATCGATCCGAAGCCGACCGAGTTCGAGGAAGGCAAAGCCGCTACGAAGCTGGGCGGACCGTGGAACATTCCCGGATTCAAGAACTACCCGGATCTGGAATGGGGCATCACGTACTTCCCTAAGAGCCCTGGCGGCAATCTGACAGCTCCATCCGGCAGCTGGGCGATCGGCGTATCGGCGGACAGCAAGCATCCGAAAGAAGCCGCGGAGGTTGTGAAATGGATGACGAACAAAGACAGCTCTGCGCAGCTTGCCAAAGCGATCAGCATGCCGGCGAGCAGAAAGTCAGCGTATGACAGTCTTCCGGAGTACAATGAGCTTCCTATGCGCATCATCAAAGAACAGGTTATCACTGTGTCCCATGCAAGACCTGTTACTCCGGCATATCCGGTACTGACTCAGAAATTCGCCGAAGCGCTGACCGACATTATGATGGGTGCCGAGGTGAAGAAGTCGCTGGATAATGTAGCATCATCGTTCGACGACGAGTTTAAGCGTAATTTCAGCAAGTAA
- a CDS encoding carbohydrate ABC transporter permease: MQSVSSQQVQAQTGSKKSKLSSIGLQKRRESVTGISFVLPAVILLIIFLLLPFMLAVAFGFTKFNLLRPDQIKFIGFDNYVLLFQDKLFYKSLYNTLYFTIIVVPVQSAVALMLALLVNNRLKMRNVFRIAYFSPVITSMTVIAILWISLYNPNEGLINSALHALGIPKQPFLRSADQAMNSIIFMSVWQAAGYQMMIFLAGLQSIPKDLYEASAMDGANRLQQLKYITIPSLYNVIVFVLTITTIQAVKLFTQPYVMTNGGPENSTRTLALLIYQQGFQFRNAGYASAVSVIFFLLVVIISFSMKKFLKD; the protein is encoded by the coding sequence ATGCAAAGCGTAAGTTCACAACAAGTTCAAGCACAGACGGGCTCCAAGAAGTCCAAGCTGTCGTCAATCGGGCTCCAGAAGCGAAGAGAATCCGTCACAGGCATTTCATTCGTTCTGCCGGCCGTCATCCTGCTGATTATCTTTTTGCTGCTGCCTTTTATGCTGGCGGTGGCGTTCGGATTTACCAAATTCAATTTACTTCGGCCTGATCAAATCAAATTTATCGGCTTCGACAATTATGTACTTCTGTTTCAAGATAAACTGTTTTATAAATCGCTGTATAACACGCTATATTTCACAATTATCGTCGTTCCGGTGCAATCGGCCGTGGCACTTATGCTTGCTTTGTTAGTCAATAACAGGTTGAAGATGAGAAATGTGTTCCGGATCGCCTACTTCAGTCCGGTGATTACGTCGATGACGGTCATCGCCATCTTATGGATCTCCCTGTACAATCCCAATGAGGGATTAATCAACTCGGCGCTGCACGCGCTGGGCATTCCGAAACAGCCGTTCCTGCGCAGCGCGGACCAGGCGATGAATTCCATCATCTTTATGTCCGTATGGCAAGCAGCCGGGTATCAAATGATGATTTTCCTAGCAGGCCTGCAAAGTATTCCGAAGGATCTCTATGAAGCCTCGGCGATGGATGGCGCGAATAGGCTGCAGCAGCTCAAATATATCACCATTCCAAGCTTATACAATGTAATCGTATTCGTGTTAACCATCACAACGATTCAGGCAGTCAAGCTGTTCACTCAGCCTTATGTCATGACCAATGGTGGACCTGAGAATTCGACGAGGACGCTGGCGCTGCTCATTTACCAGCAGGGCTTCCAGTTCAGGAATGCAGGATACGCGTCCGCGGTATCGGTTATTTTCTTCCTGCTTGTCGTGATCATTTCGTTTTCCATGAAAAAGTTTCTCAAAGACTGA
- a CDS encoding carbohydrate ABC transporter permease yields the protein MADRKITIFIYASNIIVSVLFIIPLLWMIVSSLKPENQIFTDLDSIKSLLPTTITLDNYIKAFHRIPMMKYLFNSLFYVSIIGISGLGVNSLCGYALAKLSFKGKSVILTAIIALMIVPFESIVMPLYFVVNSLSWVNTWLALIVPFIANCFSIFMFRQFFMDIPNELLESAAIDGSSPMKTFIKIVVPLSGPVFTTVFILDFISHWGDFMWPILVTTGESLRNIQLGIQTFFTLPPIFYGQIMATLTFTTLPIVLIFLLLQKYYVQGITSTGIKG from the coding sequence GTGGCTGATCGTAAGATTACAATATTCATCTATGCGTCCAACATTATCGTGTCGGTGCTCTTCATTATCCCTTTGCTGTGGATGATTGTATCGTCGCTGAAACCGGAGAATCAGATTTTTACCGACTTGGACTCGATCAAGTCTTTACTTCCTACGACTATAACGCTTGATAATTATATAAAAGCTTTCCACCGCATTCCCATGATGAAATACTTGTTCAACAGCTTGTTCTATGTCTCGATCATCGGGATCAGCGGACTTGGCGTGAACTCCTTGTGCGGATACGCCTTGGCGAAGTTGAGTTTCAAAGGAAAAAGCGTCATACTCACGGCGATTATTGCACTCATGATCGTGCCGTTTGAAAGCATCGTGATGCCGCTGTACTTCGTCGTCAACAGCCTAAGCTGGGTGAACACCTGGCTAGCGTTGATCGTCCCTTTTATCGCGAACTGCTTCAGCATCTTTATGTTCCGCCAGTTCTTTATGGACATCCCGAATGAGCTGCTGGAGTCTGCCGCTATCGACGGCTCATCTCCCATGAAAACTTTTATTAAAATCGTCGTTCCATTGTCAGGGCCTGTGTTTACAACGGTATTTATTCTGGATTTTATCTCCCATTGGGGAGATTTCATGTGGCCGATCCTTGTGACGACCGGCGAATCGCTGCGAAACATTCAGCTCGGGATCCAAACCTTCTTTACGCTGCCGCCGATCTTTTACGGTCAAATCATGGCAACACTTACGTTTACAACGCTGCCTATCGTTCTGATTTTCCTGCTCCTGCAGAAATACTATGTGCAGGGCATCACTAGCACGGGCATTAAAGGATAA
- a CDS encoding glycoside hydrolase family 32 protein → MTTDVYRPKFHFTPLSNWMNDPNGLVYFEGEYHLFYQYHPYGMTWGPMHWGHAVSKDLVSWEHLPIALEPDEHGQIFSGSAVVDWHDTTGFFGGKAGLVAIFTHHDQDPGSERVRERQSLAYSEDSGRTWTKYSGNPVLADSRFPDFRDPKVFWHGPTSQWILILASGQTVSIYHSTNLKDWSFASQFGEGEGAHIGVWECPDLFELPVDGDPSRTKWVMLVSIGNSPEYVEGSRTQYFVGQFDGTTFKNDDEPEAVRWLDAGRDNYAGVSWSDIPGQDGRRIYIGWMSNWKYANLTPTEGWRSAMTLPRTLELASRGDQTILIQKPIAELQRLKEDGYVFENVEVEPGTQLLSTFALSSFQLEVEFELQTASEFGFKLHMSESSETVVGYVPAKQEVFVDRSRSGNTGFHADFPGRHAVQVLPQHGRIKLNVWVDACSVEVFAGEGEAVITDLLFPQEGQSGIEVYAVQGTAKLVSLRLSQVASK, encoded by the coding sequence ATGACAACAGATGTATATAGACCGAAGTTTCATTTTACACCGCTGAGCAATTGGATGAACGATCCAAACGGACTTGTTTATTTTGAGGGAGAGTACCACCTGTTCTATCAGTATCATCCTTACGGCATGACATGGGGACCTATGCATTGGGGGCATGCTGTCAGCAAGGACCTTGTATCTTGGGAGCACCTGCCGATCGCATTGGAGCCGGATGAGCATGGTCAAATATTTTCCGGCAGCGCGGTGGTCGATTGGCACGATACGACAGGCTTCTTCGGGGGAAAAGCGGGTTTGGTTGCGATCTTCACCCATCATGATCAAGATCCGGGCAGTGAGCGCGTTCGGGAACGTCAAAGTCTGGCGTACAGTGAGGACTCGGGCAGAACTTGGACCAAGTACAGCGGTAATCCGGTGTTGGCCGATTCACGCTTTCCGGATTTTCGCGATCCGAAGGTGTTCTGGCACGGACCGACAAGCCAATGGATCCTGATTCTCGCCTCGGGGCAGACGGTGAGTATCTATCATTCTACCAATTTGAAGGATTGGAGCTTCGCCAGTCAGTTCGGCGAGGGAGAGGGCGCTCATATCGGCGTCTGGGAATGTCCCGATCTATTCGAGCTGCCGGTGGATGGCGACCCGTCCAGAACGAAGTGGGTGATGCTTGTAAGCATCGGCAATTCTCCGGAGTATGTCGAAGGCTCCAGGACGCAGTACTTCGTCGGTCAATTCGACGGTACAACCTTCAAGAACGATGATGAGCCGGAGGCGGTGCGATGGTTAGATGCGGGACGGGATAACTATGCGGGAGTCAGCTGGTCGGACATTCCGGGGCAGGACGGACGCCGCATCTACATCGGTTGGATGAGCAACTGGAAGTATGCCAATCTGACACCAACAGAAGGCTGGCGCAGTGCTATGACCCTGCCACGAACGCTTGAGCTAGCTAGTCGTGGAGATCAGACAATACTCATTCAAAAACCGATCGCCGAGCTGCAGCGGTTGAAAGAAGATGGCTATGTGTTTGAGAATGTGGAAGTAGAGCCGGGAACCCAGCTGCTATCCACGTTTGCGCTCTCCAGTTTCCAACTGGAGGTGGAATTTGAACTGCAAACGGCCTCAGAATTCGGGTTCAAGCTCCACATGTCGGAATCCTCCGAAACCGTAGTGGGCTATGTACCCGCCAAGCAGGAGGTCTTTGTGGACCGGTCACGGTCGGGAAATACCGGCTTTCATGCCGATTTCCCCGGCAGACATGCGGTGCAGGTCTTGCCGCAGCATGGTAGAATCAAGCTGAACGTATGGGTGGATGCTTGCTCCGTGGAAGTGTTCGCCGGCGAGGGCGAGGCCGTTATTACCGACCTGCTATTTCCACAGGAAGGTCAGAGCGGCATAGAAGTGTACGCGGTTCAGGGAACGGCGAAGCTCGTCTCGCTTAGGCTATCTCAGGTAGCAAGCAAATAG
- a CDS encoding response regulator, whose product MQNILVVDDEAIQRRVLAKMIREARPNCHVLEAKNGQDALEVIRTKPIDIVFTDIKMPVLDGLEMIERMNASAHPVKVIILSGYRYFEYAQKAIQLGAFDYLVKPIKEESISDILDKAEGSITREKTNQLEQEQMKQQLDQTLSVYWDQLLNDWVTAGVPEAKGAEIRRHFSLEAQGLVAAAKIEGDGIPAASWESESCMKSALLDRMETAAASMGSSVSFSPERIRGCCLPS is encoded by the coding sequence ATGCAGAACATACTGGTGGTAGATGATGAGGCCATTCAACGCAGAGTGCTGGCCAAGATGATCAGGGAAGCCAGACCGAACTGTCATGTGCTGGAAGCCAAGAACGGGCAAGATGCACTAGAAGTCATACGCACGAAACCGATCGATATCGTGTTTACAGATATTAAGATGCCGGTACTGGATGGACTGGAGATGATCGAACGAATGAACGCCTCCGCCCATCCGGTGAAGGTCATCATTCTAAGCGGTTACCGGTATTTTGAATATGCGCAGAAGGCCATTCAGCTGGGTGCATTCGATTACTTGGTCAAACCGATTAAAGAAGAAAGCATCAGCGATATTCTGGACAAAGCAGAAGGCAGCATTACAAGAGAGAAGACAAACCAGCTTGAACAAGAACAAATGAAACAGCAGCTGGATCAGACGTTGTCGGTGTATTGGGATCAGCTTTTGAACGACTGGGTAACAGCAGGGGTGCCTGAAGCTAAGGGCGCAGAAATTCGCAGACATTTCTCGCTTGAGGCTCAAGGCTTGGTGGCAGCAGCCAAAATAGAAGGCGACGGGATCCCGGCAGCGTCATGGGAAAGTGAGAGCTGCATGAAAAGCGCGCTGCTTGATCGAATGGAGACTGCCGCAGCTAGCATGGGTTCGTCTGTCTCTTTTTCTCCCGAGAGGATAAGAGGCTGCTGCTTACCGTCTTGA
- a CDS encoding helix-turn-helix transcriptional regulator, whose product MTVSSSSAFRMAELESVLAQFASQCSQQFGISITIGIGRMCSYVFEEAKQSCAEALTAASFRYFLHDRAVFPYTEISRLTRSIHYDYGKEEELFKESIRKGKIEQLMNQVDEWFAGMLKGGLPQPEQWIKIAQRMITGVAVVIRDFVSEQDYKDIVMGAERQLSVSGNYELCKNSFQSLLLEWMDLIQKSRSRKHESVVEACLQYVEAHYMEDLSLDTVAANLFFSPNYLTLMFKQHLGTTFSKYLSDFRMKKALELLQNSDLKVYEIAPRTGFKDDKYFYRVFKNRFGMTPDEYRRNNHLQHMSND is encoded by the coding sequence TTGACCGTCTCCTCGTCGTCCGCATTCCGGATGGCGGAATTAGAAAGCGTACTGGCGCAGTTTGCCTCCCAGTGCTCGCAGCAATTCGGCATCTCCATCACCATAGGAATCGGCCGGATGTGCAGCTACGTATTCGAAGAAGCAAAGCAATCATGCGCTGAGGCGCTGACGGCGGCTTCTTTTCGTTATTTTTTGCATGACCGGGCAGTTTTTCCTTATACGGAGATCAGCAGGCTTACTCGCTCTATCCATTATGATTACGGGAAAGAGGAGGAGCTGTTCAAAGAATCGATTCGCAAAGGAAAGATCGAGCAGCTGATGAATCAGGTGGATGAGTGGTTCGCCGGCATGCTTAAGGGCGGGCTGCCTCAACCGGAGCAATGGATCAAGATTGCCCAGCGCATGATAACTGGCGTTGCCGTAGTGATCAGGGATTTTGTCTCTGAGCAGGACTACAAGGACATTGTGATGGGAGCGGAAAGACAGCTTTCCGTAAGCGGCAATTACGAATTGTGCAAAAACAGCTTTCAGAGCCTGCTGCTTGAGTGGATGGACCTGATACAGAAAAGCCGCTCCAGGAAGCATGAATCTGTCGTTGAAGCTTGCCTGCAATATGTGGAGGCGCACTACATGGAGGATTTATCTCTGGATACCGTGGCGGCCAACTTGTTCTTTAGCCCGAACTATTTGACACTCATGTTCAAACAGCACCTGGGGACGACGTTTAGTAAATATTTGTCGGACTTCCGGATGAAGAAAGCGCTGGAATTACTCCAAAACAGTGATTTGAAAGTGTACGAGATCGCTCCGCGTACCGGCTTTAAGGATGATAAATATTTTTACAGAGTGTTTAAAAACAGGTTCGGCATGACGCCCGATGAATACCGCAGAAACAATCATCTGCAGCATATGTCAAACGATTGA
- a CDS encoding carbohydrate kinase family protein encodes MRTMYAIGEALIDFIPAETGVALKEVSSFSKAAGGAPANVACTVAKLGGRSLFIGKLGEDAFGDFLVDTLNQVGVDTRYVSRTSQANTALAFVSLQADGSRDFSFYRKPSADMLLDESDIDACSFDSDSVLHYCSVDLIEAPVKYAHIRAIDAVKSKGGFISFDPNVRLPLWNSAEECRRTILEFIPRSHLVKISDEELTFITGIENEAEAIASLFVGDVTSVLFTRGSKGATWFTAGGSVSVSGHAVKAVDTTGAGDSFIGALLYQLTTAAGDIRSLTEAEMERMLAFANAAAALTTTRHGAIPSLPALDEVNRFMNGE; translated from the coding sequence ATGAGAACCATGTATGCGATAGGTGAAGCGCTGATCGACTTTATTCCTGCCGAAACTGGCGTAGCGCTTAAAGAGGTAAGTAGCTTCAGTAAAGCAGCGGGAGGTGCTCCGGCCAATGTAGCCTGCACGGTAGCTAAGCTGGGAGGGCGAAGCTTATTTATCGGGAAGCTAGGGGAGGACGCCTTCGGCGATTTTCTGGTAGATACGCTGAACCAGGTGGGGGTGGACACGCGGTATGTATCGCGGACGTCCCAGGCGAATACAGCACTGGCATTTGTCAGTCTGCAGGCTGACGGCAGCCGCGACTTTTCTTTCTACCGCAAGCCGAGTGCGGACATGCTGCTGGATGAGAGCGACATTGATGCTTGCAGCTTTGATAGCGATAGCGTGCTGCATTACTGTTCCGTGGATCTAATCGAAGCTCCGGTCAAATATGCGCACATTCGCGCGATTGATGCGGTAAAGAGTAAGGGCGGCTTCATCAGCTTCGACCCTAACGTGAGACTTCCGCTGTGGAACAGCGCCGAAGAGTGCCGACGGACGATCCTAGAGTTCATCCCGCGCAGCCATCTGGTCAAGATCAGCGATGAAGAATTGACGTTTATCACAGGCATCGAGAATGAAGCTGAAGCGATCGCTTCGTTATTTGTTGGCGACGTAACCAGCGTGCTGTTCACACGCGGCTCGAAGGGAGCGACGTGGTTCACAGCAGGCGGAAGTGTATCCGTATCGGGACATGCCGTGAAGGCGGTGGATACCACCGGAGCCGGGGATTCGTTCATCGGGGCGCTGCTGTACCAACTGACCACGGCAGCCGGCGATATTCGCAGTCTTACGGAAGCAGAGATGGAGCGCATGCTGGCCTTTGCTAATGCGGCGGCAGCATTGACGACCACGCGTCATGGGGCGATTCCTTCTTTGCCGGCTTTAGATGAAGTGAACCGGTTTATGAACGGTGAGTAG